The following are encoded together in the Brassica napus cultivar Da-Ae chromosome A9, Da-Ae, whole genome shotgun sequence genome:
- the LOC106366154 gene encoding UDP-glucuronic acid decarboxylase 1-like, with protein MKQLHKQMSSKRDDDTIPTSQSSPYSPKALKHPRSLPRSLHYLFREQRLLFILVGILIGSTFFILQPSLSRLSPAESTSLIARSASSTNYSPSRMSFNYGGGKTGRVPVGINPRRLRIVVTGGAGFVGSHLVDKLIGRGDEVIVIDNFFTGRKENLVHLFSNPRFELIRHDVVEPILLEVDQIYHLACPASPVHYKYNPVKTIKTNVMGTLNMLGLAKRVGARFLLTSTSEVYGDPLEHPQKETYWGNVNPIGERSCYDEGKRTAETLAMDYHRGAGVEVRIARIFNTYGPRMCLDDGRVVSNFVAQTIRKHPMTVYGDGKQTRSFQYVSDLVDGLVALMENDHVGPFNLGNPGEFTMLELAEVVKEVIDTSATIEFKPNTADDPHKRKPDISKAKELLNWEPKISLRDGLPRMVSDFRNRILNEDEGKGL; from the exons CTCCCGAGATCGCTCCACTACCTCTTCCGCGAACAGAGACTCCTCTTCATCCTCGTCGGGATCTTGATCGGATCAACCTTCTTCATCCTCCAGCCTTCTCTCTCCCGTCTATCCCCCGCCGAGTCCACCTCCCTCATCGCCAGATCCGCCTCCTCCACCAACTACTCGCCTTCCCGGATGAGTTTCAACTACGGCGGAGGTAAAACCGGTCGCGTTCCCGTCGGTATCAACCCGCGGAGGCTGAGGATCGTGGTGACAGGTGGAGCTGGATTCGTCGGGAGCCATCTCGTGGATAAGCTTATAGGGAGGGGAGATGAGGTGATCGTGattgataacttcttcacggGGAGGAAGGAGAATTTGGTTCATCTGTTCTCGAATCCGAGGTTTGAGCTCATTCGTCACGACGTGGTTGAGCCGATACTCCTCGAGGTTGATCAGATTTACCATTTGGCTTGCCCTGCGTCACCTGTGCATTACAAGTATAATCCAGTCAAGACTATC AAGACAAATGTAATGGGAACTCTCAATATGTTGGGACTTGCAAAGAGAGTTGGAGCAAGGTTTCTGCTTACCAGCACAAGCGAAGTCTATGGAGATCCTCTTGAGCATCCACAGAAGGAGACATATTGGGGAAATGTGAATCCAATCG GTGAGAGGAGTTGCTATGATGAAGGAAAGCGTACTGCTGAAACTCTAGCCATGGATTATCACCGAGGTGCAGGTGTGGAg GTTAGAATTGCTCGTATTTTCAACACCTATGGACCCCGAATGTGCCTCGATGATGGGCGTGTCGTTAGTAACTTTGTTGCACAG ACTATACGCAAACACCCGATGACTGTGTATGGTGATGGAAAACAAACTCGAAGCTTTCAGTATGTTTCTGACTTG GTGGATGGACTTGTAGCGTTAATGGAAAACGATCACGTAGGACCTTTCAATCTTGGTAACCCAGGAGAATTCACAATGCTTGAGCTTGCAGAG GTGGTTAAGGAAGTGATTGATACGAGCGCGACCATAGAGTTCAAACCGAACACAGCAGATGATCCTCACAAGAGGAAACCAGACATAAGCAAAGCAAAGGAGCTTCTGAACTGGGAACCAAAGATCTCTCTGCGGGATGGTCTGCCTCGAATGGTAAGTGACTTCCGTAACCGAATCTTGAATGAAGACGAAGGCAAAGGTCTCTAA